In the genome of Haloferax mediterranei ATCC 33500, one region contains:
- a CDS encoding VanZ family protein produces the protein MAVAGSTIFLFVLSMLPSPLKRHPEWKWIGPDKVMHLVGHAGYAVLIADAFRADRCTDRGAAVLAVCISTTHSLVTGRAQNWVPGREFEFADVVASLLGALFAVFGWYVVRERPLQ, from the coding sequence ATGGCAGTTGCCGGTAGTACGATTTTCCTCTTCGTCTTGTCGATGTTGCCGTCACCGCTCAAGCGCCACCCCGAGTGGAAGTGGATCGGCCCGGACAAAGTCATGCATCTCGTCGGACACGCGGGCTATGCGGTGCTGATTGCGGATGCATTCCGCGCGGACCGCTGTACCGACCGGGGAGCCGCCGTCCTCGCGGTGTGCATCTCGACCACCCATAGCCTCGTGACCGGCCGAGCACAGAACTGGGTTCCCGGACGGGAGTTCGAATTCGCGGATGTCGTTGCGAGTCTGCTCGGTGCGCTCTTCGCTGTGTTTGGCTGGTACGTCGTGAGGGAGCGCCCGTTGCAATAG
- a CDS encoding VanZ family protein, with amino-acid sequence MSDRTSGTSGGKERWHGVTASALLLLVGSLIPLPPRHNPDFGAYGPDKLLHLLGHAGFAAALVAAFDDTEPPFRGALTAVVVSTAYGVGTELLQEVIPGREFERGDVMASLVGSIIGAFGWLLLRTRKSAA; translated from the coding sequence GTGTCCGACAGAACGAGTGGCACGAGCGGAGGGAAAGAGCGGTGGCACGGTGTAACAGCCTCTGCCCTGCTGTTGCTCGTCGGTTCTCTCATTCCACTGCCGCCCCGACATAACCCAGATTTCGGAGCGTACGGGCCCGATAAGCTCCTGCATCTACTCGGTCACGCCGGGTTTGCAGCCGCACTCGTAGCCGCATTCGACGATACCGAACCGCCGTTTCGTGGTGCCCTGACTGCTGTCGTCGTGTCGACCGCCTATGGAGTCGGAACCGAGCTGCTTCAGGAAGTGATTCCGGGGAGAGAATTCGAACGAGGGGACGTTATGGCAAGTCTCGTCGGGTCGATTATCGGCGCATTCGGTTGGCTACTACTTCGCACTCGGAAATCAGCTGCGTGA
- a CDS encoding permease, protein MSVVETFIEGLRLGGEMFWETWWALVLGFTIAGAVEAFVSEEQMTQVLGGSGWRELGLGSLFGAASSSCSFGAVATTKSLFKKGASPVASLAAFQFASTNLVIELGLVMWILLGWEFVIADYVAGSILIVLFAAILEYAVPDAWFRAAREHLQTQEGVRDPTCGMGIDPTDTDVVTLERDGGTEYFCSEACKRRYQNQEERTWTERLLTIGGWKEASRNAIGEWQMLWKDIAAGFLVAGLIGAFVPRAWWTTLFGIGAEGTLGWVAASAVIGVIVGIITFVCSVGNVPFAVILWNNGIAFGGVMSFIFADLIVPTIDDAYRRYYGLRLAGVLFVSIFVTAVIVGVIIHFLWGSLGLIPPQGQAGGTAPRGYTTWLNAGFTVVFAIQAYLMYGSRSGEVPAHEHT, encoded by the coding sequence ATGAGCGTGGTTGAGACCTTCATTGAGGGGTTGCGTCTCGGTGGCGAGATGTTCTGGGAGACGTGGTGGGCGCTCGTACTCGGATTTACGATTGCGGGGGCGGTCGAAGCGTTCGTCAGCGAGGAGCAAATGACGCAGGTTCTAGGCGGTAGTGGTTGGCGCGAACTGGGGTTGGGGTCGCTGTTCGGTGCCGCATCGTCGAGTTGTTCGTTCGGTGCGGTCGCCACGACGAAGTCCCTGTTCAAGAAGGGCGCATCCCCGGTGGCGAGCCTCGCAGCGTTCCAGTTTGCCAGCACGAACCTCGTAATCGAACTCGGACTCGTGATGTGGATTCTCCTCGGCTGGGAGTTTGTAATCGCCGATTACGTCGCTGGTAGCATCCTTATCGTGTTATTCGCAGCGATTCTCGAATACGCCGTCCCGGACGCTTGGTTTCGCGCCGCTCGCGAGCACTTACAGACACAGGAGGGTGTCCGTGACCCTACCTGTGGAATGGGAATCGACCCCACGGATACGGATGTCGTCACGCTCGAACGAGATGGTGGCACGGAGTACTTCTGTTCCGAAGCGTGCAAACGTCGGTATCAGAACCAAGAGGAACGCACGTGGACGGAGCGACTACTGACCATTGGCGGCTGGAAAGAGGCTTCACGAAACGCGATTGGAGAGTGGCAGATGCTCTGGAAAGACATTGCTGCGGGGTTTCTCGTCGCTGGCCTGATTGGTGCGTTCGTCCCCCGAGCGTGGTGGACGACCCTGTTTGGAATCGGGGCTGAGGGTACTCTCGGATGGGTAGCTGCGAGCGCGGTCATCGGCGTGATTGTCGGCATCATCACGTTCGTCTGTTCCGTCGGGAACGTCCCCTTCGCGGTCATTCTCTGGAACAATGGTATTGCCTTCGGAGGCGTCATGTCGTTCATCTTTGCCGACCTCATCGTGCCGACCATCGACGATGCCTACCGACGATACTACGGCTTGCGACTCGCGGGCGTGCTCTTCGTTTCGATATTCGTCACCGCGGTTATCGTCGGTGTTATTATCCACTTCCTCTGGGGTAGTCTGGGGCTTATTCCGCCGCAGGGTCAGGCCGGAGGGACAGCACCCCGTGGCTACACCACGTGGTTGAACGCCGGGTTTACCGTTGTGTTTGCGATTCAAGCGTACCTCATGTACGGCTCTCGTTCTGGGGAGGTCCCTGCTCACGAACACACGTAG
- a CDS encoding sensor histidine kinase, whose amino-acid sequence MVDIHQFSDSRVNRIPQLIIGFGGVLLLSVFGEWVVLGEMRLDWFRSTDLFGYIITTSPFVFGIIYGGYWLERSGLGPERYARIVKWLLGGLGVYLGINLFIILVFPAEIDLSFFFGWVRFAIAMGAAGGLLIGIIEARAIQRERAAERAIVHAEELEYRSDQLEFFNSILRHDVLNGMTVIRGHAELLVEDLDEDDHHQHAETILRWSDDVVDIVQRVRNVIQTLTRESEHQLTNVGLSAIITEEVARVQSAYPEVTFETDIHNEVHVKGDELLNEVIGNVLSNAAIHNDPDELCVTVTTEKDEERGTIRTRISDTGQGVPDDRKDAVFRRGETDRTSGGFGLFFVDAMVGAYGGEVWIEDNAPQGATFVIELPLRRPSKAAGSTSELVPSR is encoded by the coding sequence ATGGTAGATATCCATCAGTTCTCCGATTCCCGCGTAAATCGGATACCGCAACTCATCATCGGGTTCGGAGGTGTACTTCTACTCTCTGTCTTTGGAGAATGGGTTGTCCTCGGGGAGATGAGACTGGACTGGTTTCGTTCGACGGATCTTTTCGGCTACATCATCACTACGAGTCCGTTCGTATTCGGCATTATCTATGGCGGGTATTGGCTCGAACGAAGCGGACTGGGACCGGAACGGTACGCTCGAATCGTTAAATGGCTCCTCGGCGGGTTGGGCGTCTACCTCGGGATCAATCTCTTCATTATCCTCGTGTTTCCCGCTGAAATAGACCTCTCATTCTTTTTCGGCTGGGTCCGGTTCGCAATCGCAATGGGGGCGGCTGGTGGTCTTCTGATTGGAATTATAGAAGCGCGCGCAATCCAGCGCGAGCGCGCCGCAGAGCGTGCCATTGTCCACGCTGAAGAATTGGAATATCGAAGCGACCAGCTGGAGTTTTTCAATAGCATCCTCCGACACGACGTTCTCAACGGGATGACCGTCATTCGGGGACACGCGGAGCTCCTCGTTGAGGACCTCGACGAAGACGACCACCACCAACACGCTGAAACGATTCTGCGGTGGTCCGATGACGTTGTAGATATCGTCCAGCGCGTTCGCAACGTCATACAAACGTTAACCAGAGAGTCGGAGCATCAGTTGACGAACGTCGGCCTCTCAGCAATCATCACCGAGGAGGTTGCGCGCGTCCAGTCGGCATATCCCGAAGTGACGTTCGAGACTGACATTCACAACGAAGTGCACGTTAAAGGCGATGAACTGCTGAATGAAGTCATCGGCAACGTCCTCTCGAACGCTGCGATCCACAACGACCCCGACGAACTGTGTGTGACCGTGACCACTGAGAAGGACGAAGAGAGGGGAACAATCAGGACGCGCATTTCCGATACGGGCCAAGGCGTTCCAGACGACAGGAAGGATGCCGTCTTCCGCCGCGGTGAGACAGACCGGACGAGTGGCGGATTTGGGCTGTTTTTCGTCGATGCAATGGTGGGTGCCTATGGTGGCGAGGTGTGGATTGAGGACAACGCCCCGCAAGGTGCCACGTTCGTTATCGAACTGCCGTTGAGAAGACCGTCGAAAGCAGCGGGCAGTACATCCGAATTAGTCCCCTCTCGGTAG
- a CDS encoding APC family permease yields the protein MATLHLTPVQLVAHEEVALAEAVSHIPVLGAAGFVLVILSAMKSTSSGINATLFGTARLVHKIATEGALPRLFSFRNREGIPVYSLLVMGGLTAAFAALGTLKQITEFGSVAFLVSFAVTNYTNLRLADETGSNRIVPALGLLGTTAAIPIVLYHLYRTDIQILFWTIGIFILVFLFEFLYLERSPFEPGVEGET from the coding sequence ATGGCGACGCTTCATCTGACACCCGTCCAACTCGTAGCCCACGAGGAGGTCGCACTCGCCGAGGCCGTCTCTCACATTCCGGTTCTGGGTGCCGCCGGCTTCGTCCTCGTTATTCTCTCGGCGATGAAAAGCACGTCATCGGGTATCAACGCGACGCTGTTCGGTACGGCCCGACTCGTTCACAAGATCGCGACCGAGGGTGCGCTGCCGCGGCTCTTTTCGTTCCGGAACCGAGAGGGAATCCCAGTCTACTCGCTTCTGGTTATGGGTGGGTTAACGGCGGCATTCGCCGCACTGGGCACGCTCAAGCAGATCACCGAGTTCGGTTCTGTGGCATTTCTCGTTTCGTTCGCCGTTACAAACTACACGAACCTCCGGCTTGCAGACGAGACGGGGTCGAACCGCATCGTTCCCGCACTCGGCCTGCTCGGCACGACCGCCGCGATTCCGATTGTCCTCTATCATCTGTATCGAACCGACATCCAAATATTATTCTGGACCATCGGAATCTTCATCCTCGTTTTTCTGTTCGAGTTCCTCTATTTGGAGCGTAGCCCGTTCGAGCCCGGTGTTGAAGGCGAGACGTGA
- a CDS encoding amino acid permease translates to MVEHTRTLDFKIAFAIGLGTMIAAGIFSLSGTAVFRIGSSAVIAFVLAALVAGITAAAYSEFASIYSENGGGYLFCSRTFEEWDRLKYGVGMSLFLGYTGTTAFYLATMDEWFFRFILPESLQSLPHGSVGILAALTLGLLNARGTEESGIFQLIVTSAKVGVLFVFIGGAIAFAGPAGATTTFVTNIEAEPVGIVSVAALAFITFFGFSAIAASAGEIIEPRKTVPRAIAASMITVTVLYALVIVAMVNAPVAREVLAEGETAMGSVAASFLGPWGQLLIVAGAVFSMVSASNASILAASGIGSLMGRQGHAPRRFARIHRDYRTPFWSVTTATATICLLIFVFITLFSEHGLLGVHFLGLSPLTGFATFNLLVPLAVVDIALIYSRRNYPDIERGFSMPLVPALPVVGVLANLALILNLPPIGVGIGAALTVGLVIAYLVWGGAPHIEELVEKIVSTGASGQSGSSTTAATGGETEERERERFRVLVALARPERAVPYVRLAETLSRGEEAEPLVQVLNVTHIPDQTPNEMVRETAQERAERIEALLSEADIDVEYTVEGHICRDIAFDILQTARDDQADQILMGYPEENPGITETVEYNAPCGVFFTSNVDAIDDFSTINVGAGGGPHHLALLPIVNRLGQQGAKVHVISVNPKRGGTSEPVDETVSALTGIESLQVHNLTADTVAEGLVSTSIGNGGFLLIGATRDRRLRRWVFGSTPDRTIDLARSSGVPVLIHASTRGVSGRIEEYIFPIYRYLRRHLGRHRAFRHIIETPSETE, encoded by the coding sequence ATGGTTGAGCACACGCGGACACTCGATTTCAAAATCGCGTTCGCGATTGGGCTGGGGACGATGATCGCGGCCGGGATTTTCTCGCTTTCCGGGACGGCTGTATTCCGAATCGGTTCGAGCGCCGTCATCGCGTTCGTCCTCGCAGCACTTGTTGCTGGAATCACCGCCGCAGCCTACTCCGAGTTCGCGTCTATCTACTCCGAAAACGGGGGTGGATACCTCTTTTGCTCGCGTACGTTCGAAGAGTGGGACCGTCTCAAATACGGCGTTGGAATGTCCCTCTTTCTCGGATACACCGGGACGACAGCGTTCTATCTCGCGACGATGGACGAGTGGTTCTTCCGGTTTATCCTCCCGGAGTCGCTTCAGTCCCTTCCACACGGAAGCGTTGGGATTCTCGCAGCACTCACACTTGGACTGCTCAACGCCCGCGGGACCGAGGAATCGGGGATTTTCCAGCTTATCGTCACGAGCGCGAAGGTCGGAGTCCTGTTCGTCTTCATCGGCGGCGCGATTGCGTTTGCCGGACCAGCGGGAGCAACGACAACGTTCGTCACGAACATCGAGGCCGAACCAGTCGGCATCGTCTCGGTCGCCGCACTGGCGTTCATCACGTTCTTCGGATTCTCGGCTATCGCCGCGAGTGCGGGTGAGATTATCGAGCCTCGGAAGACTGTTCCCCGAGCCATCGCCGCGAGCATGATTACCGTCACAGTGCTGTACGCGCTCGTCATCGTCGCGATGGTGAACGCGCCGGTCGCCCGCGAAGTGCTCGCAGAGGGGGAGACGGCGATGGGGAGCGTCGCGGCATCCTTCCTCGGGCCGTGGGGGCAGTTACTCATCGTCGCCGGTGCCGTCTTCTCGATGGTAAGCGCCTCGAACGCCTCGATTCTCGCCGCGAGCGGTATCGGGTCACTCATGGGCCGACAGGGACACGCGCCCCGGCGGTTCGCCCGCATCCATCGCGACTATCGGACACCATTCTGGAGTGTGACGACAGCAACGGCGACAATCTGTCTCCTCATCTTCGTGTTCATCACCCTCTTTTCGGAGCACGGACTACTCGGCGTCCATTTCCTCGGGTTGAGCCCCCTCACGGGATTCGCTACGTTCAATCTCCTCGTCCCACTGGCCGTGGTAGATATCGCGCTGATTTACTCCCGGCGGAACTACCCGGACATCGAACGAGGCTTCTCGATGCCGCTCGTTCCTGCCCTCCCCGTGGTGGGCGTACTAGCCAATCTCGCACTTATTCTGAACCTCCCCCCTATTGGGGTTGGTATCGGCGCTGCACTCACTGTTGGACTCGTTATCGCCTATCTCGTCTGGGGCGGCGCTCCGCATATCGAAGAACTCGTCGAGAAGATTGTCTCGACCGGCGCTTCCGGCCAATCAGGTTCCAGCACGACGGCCGCAACGGGTGGTGAGACGGAAGAGAGGGAACGAGAGCGGTTCCGAGTTCTCGTGGCGCTTGCACGCCCAGAGAGAGCGGTCCCCTACGTACGGCTCGCCGAGACGCTGAGTCGAGGGGAAGAGGCAGAACCGCTGGTTCAGGTGCTCAACGTCACTCACATCCCGGACCAGACGCCGAACGAGATGGTCCGCGAAACAGCCCAAGAGCGGGCCGAGCGAATAGAAGCGCTCCTTTCCGAAGCCGACATAGACGTTGAATACACCGTCGAAGGGCATATCTGCCGAGATATCGCGTTCGACATCCTCCAGACAGCACGGGACGACCAGGCTGATCAGATTCTAATGGGTTATCCGGAGGAGAACCCGGGAATCACCGAAACCGTCGAATACAACGCTCCGTGCGGAGTGTTCTTCACGAGCAACGTGGATGCTATCGACGATTTCTCGACTATCAACGTCGGTGCTGGTGGCGGTCCTCACCACCTCGCGCTGCTGCCAATTGTAAATCGACTGGGGCAGCAAGGGGCCAAGGTGCACGTCATTAGCGTCAACCCGAAGCGAGGTGGGACCTCCGAACCGGTCGATGAAACCGTCTCAGCTCTCACGGGAATCGAATCGCTCCAAGTGCACAACCTGACTGCCGACACGGTTGCCGAGGGACTCGTCTCGACGTCTATCGGAAACGGTGGGTTCCTGCTCATCGGAGCGACCCGTGACCGTCGGCTCCGACGCTGGGTGTTTGGCAGTACGCCCGACCGAACAATCGACCTCGCCCGGTCCTCGGGTGTTCCAGTGCTGATTCACGCGAGTACGAGAGGCGTCTCCGGCCGAATCGAGGAATACATCTTCCCCATCTACCGGTATCTCCGACGCCATCTCGGGAGACATCGTGCATTCCGTCATATCATCGAAACACCCAGCGAGACAGAGTAG